GCCGCGGTCGGCAGGCCGCCCGACCAGAAGAACGCGTCCAGCTGCCCGCTGCGCAGCTGGTCGGCGGCGTCGCCCACGCCCAGCTGCGCGGGCCGGATGTCCTTGCCGAGGTCGAGTCCGGCCGCGGCGAGCAGCTTGCGGGTGACCAGGTTCACCCCGGACTTCTCCTGGCCCACGCCGACCCGCAGTCCGCGCAGGTCGGACGTCTTCTGCACCGGCGAGCCGGCCGGCACGACCAGCTGGAGGTAGTCGTCGTAGAGCCGGGCGATGGCCCGCAGCCGGCCCTTCTGCGGGCTGTCGAAGCCGGCCACCGAGTCGGCGGTGGCGATCGCGAAGTCGTCCTGGCCGGAGACGACCCGCTCCAGGTTCTCCACCGACCCCTGGGAGTTGTCCAGCCGCAGCCGCACCCCGGCATCGCGGTCGCCGCGTAGCCCTGCAGCAGCTGCCCGTAGCGGTCGTACACCCCGCGCTGGACGCCGGTGGCGAAGTTGACCTGGCCGCGGGGGTACCCCGGGCCCGAGCCGGAGGTCAGCCACCAGCCGCCGAGGCCGGCCGCGACCAGCAGGGCGAGCACGGCCGCCAGCGGGCGGCTGCGGGCCGCGCGGCGGACGGCCGCGCCGACGGCGGCGGGGATCGGGGTGAGGGCCATACGGGGGATACTGCCAGGCGCGACGGCCGGGCGGGAGGCCCCGCCCGGTGCCCGTACCCTTGCTGTCGTGGGTATGGAGGAGAGCTTGCGAACTTACAAGGTCGTCACGTACGGCTGCCAGATGAACGTCCACGACTCCGAGCGGCTGTCCGGGCTGCTGGAGGACGCCGGCTATGCCAAGGCCGGCCAGGACGCCGATCCCGACCTGGTGGTCTTCAACACCTGCGCGGTCCGTGAGAACGCCGACAACAAGCTGTACGGCAACCTCGGCCGGCTCGCGCCCGCGAAGCAGCAGCACGCGGGCATGCAGATCGCCGTCGGCGGCTGCCTCGCGCAGAAGGACCGCGACACCATCGTCCGCAAGGCGCCCTGGGTCGACGTGGTCTTCGGCACCCACAACATCGGCCACCTGCCCGCCCTGCTGGAGCGCGCCCGGGTCGAGCAGCAGGCCCAGGTGGAGATCCTGGAGTCGCTGGAGACCTTCCTCCACCCTGCCGACCCGGCGCGAGTCCGCCTATGCCGCCTGGGTCGCCATCTCGGTCGGCTGCAACAACACCTGCACCTTCTGCATCGTCCCGGCGCTGCGCGGCAAGGAGGAGGACCGCCGGCCCGGCGACGTCCTCGCCGAGGTCGAGGCGCTGGTCGCCGAGGGCGTCGTCGAGGTGACGCTGCTCGGCCAGAACGTCAACGCCTACGGCTCCGACCTGGGCGACCGCGAGGCGTTCTCCAAGCTGCTGCGCGCCTGCGGGCAGGTCGAGGGCCTGGAGCGGGTCCGCTTCACCTCGCCGCACCCGCGGGACTTCACCGACGACGTGATCGCCGCGATGGCCGAGACGCCGAACGTGATGCACCAGCTGCACATGCCGCTGCAGTCCGGCTCGGACACCGTGCTGAAGGCCATGCGCCGCTCGTACCGGCAGGACCGCTTCCTCGGCATCATCCGCAAGGTCCGCGAGGCCATGCCGGACGCCGCGATCTCCACCGACATCATCGTGGGCTTCCCGGGCGAGACCGACGAGGACTTCGAGCAGACCCTGCACGTCGTCCGCGAGGCCCGCTTCACCAACGCCTTCACCTTCCAGTACTCCAAGCGCCCGGGCACCCCGCCGCCGACATGGCGGACCAGGTGCCGAAGGCCGTCGTGCAGGCGCGCTACGAGCGGCTGGTCGCCCTCCAGGAGGAGATCTCCTGGGAGGAGAACAAGAAGCAGGTCGGCCGCACCCTGGAGATCCTGGTCGCCGAGGGCGAGGGCAAGAAGGACGACCGCACCGACCGGCTCTCCGGCCGCGCCCCCGACAACCGGCTGGTGCACTTCACCCGGCCCGCCGAGCCCGTCCGGCCCGGCGACATGGTCACCGTGGAGATCACCTACGCGGCGCCGCACCACCTGCTGGCCGAGGGCCCGACCGGCGCCGTCCGCCGCACCCCGGCCGGTGACGCCTGGGAGCGGCGCCAGGCCGCACCGGCCGCCAAGCCGGCCGGCGTGATGCTCGGCATCCCGACGATCGGCGCCCCGGCGCCGGCCCCGGCGGCCGCGCCCGGCTGCGGCTGCGACTGACCGACCGGCCCTCCCGCCCCTCGCCCCCGGCTGCCGTCCCGGCCGGGGGCCTCGGCTTTCCCGCGGACCGGTGACGCGGCACTAGAGTGATCGCCATGCTCGTTGCCGCCGCCGTCTGCCCCTGCCCGCCGCTGATCGTCCCCGAGGTCGCGGCCGGGGCCGCCGCCGAGCTCGACGCGCTGCGGGCCGCCTGCGGCGAGGCCGTCGGCGAGCTGCTGGGCTCGGGCGCCGAGCTGATCGTCGTGGTCGGCACCGGGCCGAAGGCCGAGGTCTGGACGGAGGGCGGCGCCGGGTCGTTCCGGCGCTACGGCGTGGACCTCGCCGTCCGGCTGCCCGCCGCCGGCGTCAACGGGCCCGAACTCGCCCCCTCGCTCACCGTCGGCGCCTGGCTGCTCGCCGAGGCCGGCGCGACCGTCCCGGCGCACGCCTGCGCCGTCCGGGCCGACACCGCGCCGCAGCGGCTGCACGGTCTGGGCCGGGGGCTGGCGGAGCTGGCCGACCGGGTCGGGCTGCTCGTCCTCGGCGGCGGCAGCGCCTGCCGCTCGGTGAAGGCCCCGGGCTACTGGGACGAGCGCTCCGAGGCGTACGACGCGGCGGCCGCCGCCGCGCTGGGCGCCGCCGACACCGCGGCGCTGGCCGCGCTCGACCCGCAGCTCTCGGCGGAGCTGCAGGCCGACGGGCGGGCGCCCTGGCAGGTGCTGGCCGGCGCGGCGGAGGGCGCCGGCCTGACCGGGCGGCTGCGCTACGACGACGCGCCGTACGGCGTCGGCTACCTGGTCGCATCCTGGCGCTGACGCCCCGGCCGCCGGGCAGGGCCTGACACGGCCGGGGCCCTCTAGTCGGCGGTGCCGTCCCCGGGCTTGGTGGCGAAGTCGTCGACCACGTGCTTGGCCTTCGCCGTGCCGTGCTCGATCTTCTCGCTGTACTTGTGCTTGGTGGCCTTGTCGACCGCGTGGCCGGCCTTGTCGACGACGTCGTCGATCTGCTCGTTGTGCCGGCCGGCGAGTTCGCTCGCCTTCTCCTTGAGCTCGTCGGCCTTGCCCTTGAGGTTGTCCATCAGACCCATCGTTCGTCTCCTCGTCCGGTGGGGCGCCCCCACTCGTCCAACGCTCGGATGTGCCCGGTTGTTCACCGGTGCAAACCGGTGCGAACCGGTCGGAACCCTCCCGAGCGGTTCCCACGCCGGGTTTGGGAGACTGGATGGGTGAGCAGCCCTGACCCCACCCCGCCCCGTGTCGTCTCGGTGGTCGGCGCGACCGCCGCCGGCAAGTCGGACCTCGCGGTCGCCCTGGCCCGCACCCTGGGCGGCGAGGTGATCAACACCGACTCCATGCAGCTCTACCGGGGCATGGACATCGGCACCGCCAAGCTCACCCTCGCCGAGCGCGAGGGCGTGCCGCACCACCTGCTCGACGTCTGGGACGTCACCGAGGCGGCCAGCGTCGCCGAGTACCAGCGCCTGGCCCGCGCCGAGATGGACCGGCTGCTGGCGGCCGGCCGCACCCCCGTGCTGGTCGGCGGCTCGGGCCTCTACGTCCGGGCGGCGATCGACGAGATGGAGTTCCCCGGCACCGACCCCGCGGTCCGCGCCCGGCTGGAGGCCGAGCTCGCCGAGCACGGCTCCGGCGCGCTGCACGTCCGGCTCGCCGTCCTCGACCCGGGGGCGGCCGAGGCGATCCTGCCGAGCAACGGCCGCCGAATCGTCCGGGCCCTGGAGGTCATCGAGATCACCGGGCAGCCGTTCACCGCCAACCTGCCGGGCCACACCGCCGTCTACGAGGCGGTGCAGATCGGCGTCCAGGTGCCGCGCCCCGAACTCGACCGCCGGATCGAGCTGCGGGTGGACCGCATGTGGCAGGCCGGACTCCTGGACGAGGTACGCGAGTTGGAGAAGGCCGGGCTGCGCGGGGGCGGACGGCGTCGCGCGCGCTCGGCTACCAGCAGGTGCTCGGGTACTTCGCCGGCGACTGCACCGAGGACGAGGCGCGGGCCGAGACCGTCCGGGCCACCCGCCGCTTCGCCCGCCGCCAGGAGTCGTGGTTCCGCCGCGACGACCGGATCCACTGGCTGGAACGGCCCGCGGGCGCCGACCCCCTCGTGCTGCTCGACCGCGCCCTGGAGCTCGTCCGCGGCTGAACCGACGCCGGGCGGCCGCCGCCCGGGGAAGGGATCGGGCCGCCCACCGAGCGGATCCGGCCACCCGGCCGGTGCACCTGCGCACGCAGCTGCAGGTGCACCGCGAACCGGCGGTTACAGGCGGATCACGTCATGGCCACGGATCACCCGAGGACCCTCGGGACACCCTGCGGGCGGCCCGGGACATGCCATCATCGGTACCACCAGGGGTCAGTCGCGCGGACCGGCCTCACCGTTCACGAGTCCGCTCGCTCGTGTCGATCCGTCAGGGGAGGCCGCGTGTCGACGGGTACCGGCCCCGAAACCGAGGAGCTGCCGGGCAGCGCGGCCGAACGTGCCGGACTGGAGCTGCCGGAACTCCTCGTGCCCACCTCGTACGCGATCGCCCTGCCCGCCATCGACGACCTCGCCGCGCCCGGCGTGGTGCACGAGCGCGAGATCCGTCCGCGCCGTCGGCTGCGCTGGTGGCAGCTGCTCCCCATCGTGCTGATGGGCACCCTCGGCTCGCTGATGTTCGCCTTCCCGCTGGCCTTCTCCGGCGACGCCGCCTCCTCGATGATCGGCATGCTCGGCCTGCTGCTCACCGCCGCCTCCGGCGGCTGGGGCGCGATGGCGGCCCGGCACGCCGGGTACAAGTGGCCGGGTCTGCCGCGTCGCGGCAGCGGCCGGCGGGCCGGCTGGCGAGCCATCGTGATCTACACGCTGATCGCCGCCGTCGCGGTCGCGCTCGCCCTCTGGCGGGTCGTCCACCTGCGCGGCTGATCGGTACCGGCCGAAGATCGGTACCATCGGCGGTGTGAGCGCACCCACCGCCCCCGGCCTGCCCTTCCTCAAGGGACACGGCACGCAGAACGACTTCGTGATCGTCCCCGACCCGGACGGCAGGCTCGACCTGGGCCCGGCCGCGGTCGCCCGGCTGTGCGACCGCCGGGCCGGCATCGGCGGCGACGGCATGCTGCGCGTGGTGCGCTCGGCCGCCGACCCCGCGGCGGCGCACCTGGCGGACCGCGCCGAGTGGTTCATGGACTACCGCAACTCCGACGGCTCGATCGCCGAGATGTGCGGCAACGGCGTCCGGGTCTTCGCCCGCTACCTGGTGCACGCCGGCCTGGTGAAGCCCGGCCCGCTGACGATCGCCACCCGGGCCGGCGTCCGCGCGGTGCGGATCGCCGAGGACGGCCCCGACGGCACCCCGGGCGAGGTCACCGTCGACATGGGCCGGGCCCTGCTGCCCGGGCCGGACGGCATCGAGGTCGCCGTGGGGGAGCGGATCTGGCCCGCCCGCAACGTCAACATGGGCAACCCGCACGCGGTGGCCTTCGTCGACGGTCTCGACGAGGCCGGCGACCTGTACACCGCCCCGCGCACCAGCCCCGAGGGCGTCTACCCCGAGGGCGTCAACGTCGAGTTCGTGGTGGACCGCGGCCCGCGGCACGTCGCCATGCGGGTCTTCGAGCGCGGCTCCGGGGAGACCCGCTCCTGCGGCACCGGCGCCTGCGCGGTGGCCGTCGCCGCCGCCCGCCGCGACGGGCTCGACCCGGCGTCGACCGGGCAGTCGGTCACGTACACGGTGGACCTGCCGGGCGGCCGGCTGGTCATCGAGGAGTTCCCGGACGGCCGGGTGGAGATGACCGGCCCGGCCGAGATCGTCGCGTCCGGCACGCTGGACCCGGACTTCACCGCCGCGCTGACCGCCTGAGCCGCGCGAACCCCGGCCGGCGTGGGCCGGTCGGGGGCCTTCCGCGGGCCGGCCGCCCGTTTTTCCCGTTTCCGCCGTGCACGAATCCCCCGATCGAGTGATCTGCATGACGGACCGGGAGCGGTGCGTCGCGGAACGTGCTGTCCTCGGTAGCATGGACCACCGGGTCGGGAGGCGCTCCGGTGATCGCTGCCGGAGGTGCGGATGGCCATCGAAGCAGGTCCGATCGACACGGGTCAGCACGGTGCCGCACGGCGCCCGCTCGGCCGGCTGAGTCGCAGCGCCCTGTCCCGGGCCGGGCGGGCCGCCCTGCTGGCCACCGACCGCGCCCCGGTGCCGGACGCCATCGAGCCCATCGTCCAGGCCCACCGCCGCCACCATCCCCAGGCCGACCTGGCGCTGCTCTCCCGCGCCTACCGCCTCGCCGAGGAGAGCCACCGCGGCCAGATGCGCAAGAGCGGCGAGCCGTTCATCACGCATCCGCTCGCCGTCACCATGATCCTCGCCCAACTCGGGGCCGGCACCACGACGCTGGTCGCCTCGCTGCTCCACGACACCGTCGAGGACACCGAGGTGACGCTCGATCAGGTCGCCGCGGACTTCGGGCCCGAGGTCTCCTATCTCGTCGACGGCGTCACCAAACTGGAGAAGGTCGACTTCGGTGCGGCGGCGGAGGCCGAGACGTTCCGCAAGATGCTGGTCGCCACCGGGGACGACGTCCGGGTGATGGTGATCAAGCTCGCCGACCGGCTGCACAACATGCGGACGATCCGCCACATGAAGCCCGCGAGCCGGATCAGGATCGCCAAGGTCACCCGCGACGTCCTCATCCCGATCGCCGAGCGGCTCGGGATCCAGGTCCTCAAGGCCGAGCTGGAGGACATCGTCTTCGCCACGCTCCACCCGGAGGAGTACGCCCGCGCCCGCGCCGTGCTCGCCGCCCACGAGGAGCGCCCGGACGAGCTGCTCGCGCCGTTCGCCGAGACGCTGCGCCGCCAGCTGGCCGAGGCCGGGGTGGGCGCGGAGGTCACCGTCAGACCCCGGCACTGCGTCTCGGTGCACCGGGTGCTGCTCAAGCGCGCCGCCGCGGCCGGGCCGGACGGCCTGCCGCAGGCCCTCCAGCCCGCCGACTTCGGCCGGGTGCTGGTGGTGGTCGAGGAGAACGCCGACTGCTACGCCGTCCTCGGCGAGCTGCACACCTGCTGGACACCGCTGCCGGGCGAGTTCAAGGACTTCGTCGCGGCGCCCAAGTTCAACCTGTACCAGTCGCTGCACACCGCCGTGCAGCTGCCCGGCGGCGAGGTGGCCGAGGTGCTGGTCCGCACCCGGCAGATGCACCTGGTCGCCGAGACCGGTGTGGTCGCGCTCGGCGACCCGCACCAGCCCGGCGCCGTGCAGGCCGCCTCCGGCGACGAACTCGACGGCACCGACCCGGCCCGGCCCGGCTGGCTCAGCCGGCTGCTCGCCTGGCAGCAGGAGACCCCGGACCCGGACGCCTTCTGGTCCACCCTGACCGACACCCTCTCCGACGACGGCGAGATCACCGCCGTCACCGAGAGCGGCGAGCGGCTGCACCTGCCGGTCGGCGCGAGCTGCGTGGACGCCGCCTACCTGCTCGGCGAGCAGACCGGGCATCGCTGCGTGGGCGTCCGGGTGAACGGCCGGCTGGCCGCGCTCTCCACCGCCCTGCGCGACGGCGACGTGGTGGCCGTGCTCACCGCCCCCGCCGGTGAGCCCTCCGGCCCGGCGGCGGAGTGGCTGGAGCACGCCCGCACCCCGGCCGCCCGGCTGGCGATCGAACGCTGGCTGGCCGGGCACCCGGCACCGGCACCGGTGGTGGAGACCGGCCCGTCCGACGACCGGCCGGCCCCGCAGGCCGCACCCGCCGTGGTGCGCGGCCGGGCACCGGTCGCCGTCCTGGGGCGGCCGGACACCCCCGTCCGGCTGGCCCGATGTTGCACCCCGGTGCCGCCGGACGCGCTCACCGGCTACCCGATCCGGGGCGGCGCCGTCGCGGTTCACCGCACCGGCTGCCCGGTCGGCGACCAGATGCGCGAGGACGGCCGCAGCCCGCTGTCGCTGGCCTGGATCCCGGGCGTCGAGCCGCCGAACGGCTACCGGGTCGCCCTGCACGCGGAGGCGCTGACCCGCCCCCGGCTGCTCGCCGACCTGACCGCGGCGATCTCCGCCGAGGGCGTCGGGATCTTCTCCGCCGACGTCGAGCCGCCGCGCGAGCTGCGGGTACGGCACAGCTACACCATCGAGCTCTCCGGCGCCGAGGTGCTGCCCGCGGTGATGCGGGCGATGCTCCGCGTCCCGGGGGTGTACGACGTCTACCGGCCCGGTGTCCCGGGCGAGGACCCGGCCGCCACGGCGGACCGGCCGCTCGACGGGCCGGGCGACCCGGCGGCCCGCGGGGGAAATGGGGATGACCCCGCGGACGCGGTCATGCGACCATCGTGGGGAATGCACGGCCGGTCCGCGGCGTTCTCCGGAGGCAGTAGCGCCGGTGGACCCGGTGGTCCGCAGGGGTAGCTCACCCCGCCCGACGGTAGGAGGGGCGGCAGCTGGGCAGACTCCTCGGTACACGCGTTGTACCCCGGCCTTCCCGACACCGCAAAGGATGAGATGACCTCCACGTTCGACAGCCGCACCAACCGCGAGTCCGCCCCGCGGCTCGCCGACCTCAGGGCCGAGGCCCTGATGGACGAGGACCTCGCGGCGATCGACGAGGACCTCGACCAGCTCGACGGAGAGCAGTACGACCGCTCCGAGCGCGCCGCACTGCGCCGAGTGGCCGGTCTGTCCACCGAACTCCAGGACGTCACCGAGGTCGAGTACCGCCAGCTCCGCCTGGAGCGCGTGGTGCTCGTCGGCGTCTGGACGGACGGCACCTCGGAGGAGGCGGAGAACTCGCTGGCCGAGCTCGCCGCCCTCGCCGAGACGGCCGGTTCCGAGGTGCTGGACGGTGTGATCCAGCGCCGCGACAAGCCCGACGCCGCCACGTACATCGGCTCCGGCAAGGCCAAGGAGCTGCGCGACATCGTCGCCTCCACCGGGGCCGACACCGTCGTCTGCGACGGAGAGCTCACCCCCGGCCAGCTGATCCACCTGGAGGACGTGGTCAAGGTCAAGGTCGTCGACCGGACGGCCCTGATTCTCGACATCTTCGCCCAGCACGCCAAGTCCCGTGAGGGCAAGGCCCAGGTCTCGCTCGCGCAGATGCAGTACATGCTCCCCCGCCTGCGCGGCTGGGGCCAGTCGCTGTCCCGGCAGATGGGTGGTGGCGGCTCCGGCTCGTCCGGCGGCGGCATGGCCACCCGTGGTCCGGGTGAGACGAAGATCGAGACCGACCGCCGGCGGATCCGCGAGAAGATGGCGCGCCTGCGCCGCGAGATCGCCGACATGAAGAAGGGCCGCGACACCAAGCGCCAGGAGCGCAAGCGCCACCAGGTGCCGTCGGTCGCCATCGCCGGGTACACCAACGCCGGCAAGTCCTCGCTGCTCAACCGGCTCACCGGAGCCGGTGTCCTGGTGGAGAACTCGCTGTTCGCCACCCTGGACCCGACCGTCCGCCGGGCGCAGACCCCGAGCGGCCGGATCTACACCCTGGCCGACACCGTCGGCTTCGTCCGGCACCTGCCGCACCACCTGGTCGAGGCGTTCCGCTCCACCATGGAGGAGGTCGCCGACGCCGACCTCATCCTGCACGTGGTGGACGGCTCGCACCCCGAGCCGGAGACCCAGCTGGCCGCCGTCCGCGAGGTCATCGTCTCGGTCGAGGCACAGAACGTGCCCGAGATCGTGGTGATCAACAAGGCCGACGCGGCCGACCCGGCCGTGCTGCAGCGACTGCTGCGCCGCGAGCCGCACGCCATCGTGGTCTCCGCCCGCAGCGGGCAGGGCATCGCCGAGCTGCTCCAGCTGATCGACGACGAGCTGCCCCGTCCGGCCATCGAGGTCCAGGCGCTGATCCCGTACACCCGGGGCGACCTGGTCTCCCGGGTGCACGCCGAGGGCGACCTGCTCTCCACCGAGCACACCGGTGACGGCACGCTGGTGCGGGCCAAGGTGGCCGCCGAGCTGGCTGCCGAACTGGAGCGCTACACCGTGGTCGCCCAGGCCTGACGGCGACGCCCCGGCAACGGCGCGGGCCCCCGATCCTGTCCGGATCGGGGGCCCGCGCCGTTGCTCAGTTCTTCAGATTGCCGACGTAGTCGAGCATCGCCTTCGCCTGGTCGCCCAGGGACGGCCCCGCCATCCACGCCGCCGGGCGCGGCCCGATCGAGTTGTTGCTGATCAGGGCCGGCTTGCCGCCCCGCAGCACGAACCAGCCGCCGCCGCTGGAACCGCCGGTCATGGTGCACCCGATCACGTACATGGTCGGCCGCTGCGGGTCGAAGGAGAGCCGCCCCGGGCGGACGGCGGAGTCGCAGTGCTCCAGCTCCAGGCCGTCGAACGGGGCACCCTGCGGGTAGCCGTACGCCGAGGCCGAGGTGACCTGGGAACGCGGCGCGTTGAACCAGACCGGCACCGAGCCGCCGACTGTCTCCTCCAGCGAACGGCCGTCGGCGGAGTCCTCGTTGTGGACCCGGATGATGCCGAAGTCGTACTGGCTGACCGGACCGCCGTGCTCGCCGCCCTCCTCGGCCCACTGCGGCGAGACCACCGCGTAGTCCGCCGACCAGACGCCGTACGGGGCGACCTGCTGGAAGGAGGCGTCCCGGCCGTGCGAGGCCGCGCCGGAGCGGTTGTACGACGGGACGAAGGCCATCTTCTTGAACCAGGTGCCGTCCTTGCCCTCGTGCAGGCAGTGCGCCGCCGTCCACACCAGGTCGGACTTGCCCGGGTGGGCCGGGTCGCTGATCACGGTGCCCGAACAGACCGCGTCCGTCCTGGCGTCGACCGTCATGAAGATCTTGCCGAGCACCGCCGAACTCGCGGAGTACGGGTGCGCCTGGGCCTTGGCGGGGATCTTCACCGGCGGCTGCGTGTCGTTCTCCGGCGCGGTCTTCTCCGACTGCAGCGCGGCGTCCTGGGCCTCCATGCCCTGGGCCGAGTCCATCTTCGACCGGTCCCAGAAGCCCTTCAGCTTCTCCGGGGTGAAGCCGTGCGCGTTCGCCCACTTCGCCCAGTCGTCCTTGGACCAGTTCTTCAGGTTCTTCAGGGCCGCCGACAGGTCCAGGCCCGGCTTGCCGCTGCTCGCCGCGGCGACCGCCGACGGGGGCGGCGGGGCCGCCGCGTTCGGGTCGCTCCCACCCGCCGGGTCGCAGGCGGTCACGGACAGGGTGAGCACGGCGGCGGCCGCGGCGGCCGCCGCCGAGCGGCGGATGGTGGATGGCATGGTGATCCCCGTGGTGTGTCGTCGGTGTCGGTTTACTTCTGGGCGATGTAGGCGAGCGCCTGCCGGGCGACGCCCTCCAGGTAGGGCCCGCTGAGAGCGGTGTGGTCGCGGGTGCCGATCGAGGTGTTGCTGACCAGCGCCTGCCGGCCGTCCGGCATCGTCGCGAACCAGCCCCCGCCGCTCGCCCCCGCCGTCATGGTGCAGCCGATGGTCAGCATCGCCGGGCGCGCCGGGTCGAACGAGCGGGCGGCCGGGCGGCCGCCGTCGCAGCGGTCCAACTCCTGCCCGTTGAACGGCTTGAGAGCCGGATAGCCCCAGGCGGAGACGGACAGCTGTGCGCGCGGCGCGTCGAACCAGACCGGTACCGCGGTGCCGATCGTCTCCTCCAGCGACTTCGCCCCGGCGTCCGGGTTGTGGACGTGCAGGATCGCGAAGTCGTACTGGTTGGCGGAGTCCCCGCTGTGCCCGCCCTCGACCGGCCAGAGCGGCGAGGTGACGACCCGGTCGGCCCACCACTGCCCGAGCGGCGCGACGTCGGCGAGGGTGGCCCGGTGGCCGCCGCTCGCCGCCCCCGAGCTGTTGTACGCCGGTACGAAGACCAGGTTGCGGAACCAGTCGCCGCCCTTTCCCTCGTGCACGCAGTGCGCCGCCGTCCACACCAGGTCGGACCTGCCGGGGTGGGCCGGATCGGCGACCACCGTCGCCGAGCACTGGCCCGTCCCGCCGCCCGGCGCCGTCGAGAAGACCTTCCCCGAGGCCGGGTAGCGGGTGTACGGGCGCTCCACCGCGACCGCGGCCACCGGCGCCGGGTCGCCCGGCGTGCCGCCGTCCGTCGGCGACGGCGAGACGGCCGGCGGGGCGGGCTGCTGCGGCTGCGCGCCGCCCATCCGGTCCGCGCTCCACAGACCGCGGACGACCGGGTTGCTGAACACGTGCTTCGACGCCCAGGCGTCCCAGTCCGCGGCCTTCCAGTGCCGCAACTCGTCCCAGCTCCGCGGCAGGCCCGCCAGCAGCCGGGACGGCACGTCCGTCGGCAGGGTCAGCCGTCCCGCCGCCGCGGACGCGCCCGCGGACGGATCCGCCCCCGGCGCCGACGGGGAGCACCCCGTGGCCGCGAACACCAGCGCCGCGGCGAGCCCCGCCACCGGCCCCGCCCGTCCGATCCCCGATCGCATGGCTCCGCCCCCTGACGTCGCTGCGGCGCTCCTTGCCGCCGGTGCAGTCTGCCACCACCCACCGGGACGAACCGCCCATCAGTGCCCGGCCCTGACGAGAGGTCACCGAACCGTGATCCGGGCACACCGTCGGTCCACACCACCCCCACGGGTGAGTGATCGGCAGGTATTCACCACAACGAGTGAGGTGATCTTGAGTTCGCCCGACCGGCCCGTGAACCCTGGAACGGACCGGGTGCCTCCCCCGCGCACCCGCTCGACTGGCCGCGCCCGGCCCCGCGGGCGCCCGAAGGAGCAGCCTTGAGCACCGCCCTCACCGGAGCCCCGCCCGTCGCCCCGTCCGATCCGGCAGCTGCCCTCCGCACCCCGCCGCATCCCGGGCCGCTGTCCCCCACCGCCGACCCGCTGCTCCACCCCGACCCGGCCGCGGCCGCCGAACACGCCGGCACCGAGGCCCTGCTGCGCTGCTGGGCCCGCGAGACCGGCGCCCGGCCCGACGCCGCCGGCCGCCTGACCGTCCCCGTCCTGGGGGGCGCGGCCCAGCTCAGCGCGCCCGTCCGGCACTGGTCCGCCTGCGGCTGGCACCGCTTCGGCCCGGTCACCGTCACCGCCGGCCCCGGCGGCCCGGCCGCCCCCGTCACCGCCGTCACCGTCGCCGCCCTGGTCGCCCGCGCCGCCGACGAACACGCCGACCCCGGGCAGATCGCCGACCTCACCGCCCGGGTCGCCGACTCGGTGGCCCGTACGGCGGAGATCCTCGCGCACCGCCGCCGCACCCCCGACGCCGCCGACCCCGACCCCTTCCTCCGGGCCGAACAGGCCCTGCTGCTGGGCCACCCCTGCACCCCACCCCCAAGAGCCGCGACGGCCTCGGCCCCGCCCAGAGCCGCGCCTACTCGCCCGAACTCCACGGCAGCTTCCGGCTGCACTGGTACGCCGTCGACCACGGCCTGCTCGCCACCGACTCGGCCGACCGGCTCCCCGCCGACCGGATCACCGCCCGCCTCCTGGACCGC
The Kitasatospora paranensis genome window above contains:
- a CDS encoding antitoxin, encoding MGLMDNLKGKADELKEKASELAGRHNEQIDDVVDKAGHAVDKATKHKYSEKIEHGTAKAKHVVDDFATKPGDGTAD
- the dapF gene encoding diaminopimelate epimerase, with translation MGGVSAPTAPGLPFLKGHGTQNDFVIVPDPDGRLDLGPAAVARLCDRRAGIGGDGMLRVVRSAADPAAAHLADRAEWFMDYRNSDGSIAEMCGNGVRVFARYLVHAGLVKPGPLTIATRAGVRAVRIAEDGPDGTPGEVTVDMGRALLPGPDGIEVAVGERIWPARNVNMGNPHAVAFVDGLDEAGDLYTAPRTSPEGVYPEGVNVEFVVDRGPRHVAMRVFERGSGETRSCGTGACAVAVAAARRDGLDPASTGQSVTYTVDLPGGRLVIEEFPDGRVEMTGPAEIVASGTLDPDFTAALTA
- a CDS encoding RelA/SpoT family protein, whose protein sequence is MAIEAGPIDTGQHGAARRPLGRLSRSALSRAGRAALLATDRAPVPDAIEPIVQAHRRHHPQADLALLSRAYRLAEESHRGQMRKSGEPFITHPLAVTMILAQLGAGTTTLVASLLHDTVEDTEVTLDQVAADFGPEVSYLVDGVTKLEKVDFGAAAEAETFRKMLVATGDDVRVMVIKLADRLHNMRTIRHMKPASRIRIAKVTRDVLIPIAERLGIQVLKAELEDIVFATLHPEEYARARAVLAAHEERPDELLAPFAETLRRQLAEAGVGAEVTVRPRHCVSVHRVLLKRAAAAGPDGLPQALQPADFGRVLVVVEENADCYAVLGELHTCWTPLPGEFKDFVAAPKFNLYQSLHTAVQLPGGEVAEVLVRTRQMHLVAETGVVALGDPHQPGAVQAASGDELDGTDPARPGWLSRLLAWQQETPDPDAFWSTLTDTLSDDGEITAVTESGERLHLPVGASCVDAAYLLGEQTGHRCVGVRVNGRLAALSTALRDGDVVAVLTAPAGEPSGPAAEWLEHARTPAARLAIERWLAGHPAPAPVVETGPSDDRPAPQAAPAVVRGRAPVAVLGRPDTPVRLARCCTPVPPDALTGYPIRGGAVAVHRTGCPVGDQMREDGRSPLSLAWIPGVEPPNGYRVALHAEALTRPRLLADLTAAISAEGVGIFSADVEPPRELRVRHSYTIELSGAEVLPAVMRAMLRVPGVYDVYRPGVPGEDPAATADRPLDGPGDPAARGGNGDDPADAVMRPSWGMHGRSAAFSGGSSAGGPGGPQG
- the hflX gene encoding GTPase HflX translates to MTSTFDSRTNRESAPRLADLRAEALMDEDLAAIDEDLDQLDGEQYDRSERAALRRVAGLSTELQDVTEVEYRQLRLERVVLVGVWTDGTSEEAENSLAELAALAETAGSEVLDGVIQRRDKPDAATYIGSGKAKELRDIVASTGADTVVCDGELTPGQLIHLEDVVKVKVVDRTALILDIFAQHAKSREGKAQVSLAQMQYMLPRLRGWGQSLSRQMGGGGSGSSGGGMATRGPGETKIETDRRRIREKMARLRREIADMKKGRDTKRQERKRHQVPSVAIAGYTNAGKSSLLNRLTGAGVLVENSLFATLDPTVRRAQTPSGRIYTLADTVGFVRHLPHHLVEAFRSTMEEVADADLILHVVDGSHPEPETQLAAVREVIVSVEAQNVPEIVVINKADAADPAVLQRLLRREPHAIVVSARSGQGIAELLQLIDDELPRPAIEVQALIPYTRGDLVSRVHAEGDLLSTEHTGDGTLVRAKVAAELAAELERYTVVAQA